A single Anaerolineae bacterium DNA region contains:
- a CDS encoding nickel-dependent hydrogenase large subunit produces MGKRITIDPITRIEGHLRIEVEVAGGKVVNTWSSGQMFRGIEMILKGRDPRDAQHFVQRSCGVCTYTHALSSVRAVEDAVGVKIPENARIIRNLLHGAQFQHDHIVHFYHLHALDWVDVVSAVTKADPAKTAALADNVSNAPFGGTVYYKNIQQRLKTFVDSGQLGPLNNAYWGHPAYKMPPEANLMATAHYFEALRVQARAARMHAIFGGKNPHLQSLVVGGVTCVKDLTPDRIAEFLYIAKETQKFIKDVYIPDLLAVASFYKEWGAIGGTTNFLAWGDLPESDEEPESLLMPRGVIMKRDLAGVKMAMQEKVTEHVARAWYEKGSPKHPYKGETKPLKEDPKYKPDSGKYSWLKAPRYDGEPCEVGPLARVLVAYAKGHKDIKAVVDSTLKKLDIPVTALFSTLGRTAARGLETIVIGDAMPGWVMKLVENIKNGDTKTYQPWEMPDKAMGVGLNDVSRGSLGHWIEIKNKKIENYQYVVPSTWNLGPRCEKGKLGPVEEALIGTPVADPQRPIEVLRTIHSFDPCIACGVHIIDPESNQVYKIKVL; encoded by the coding sequence ATGGGTAAAAGAATAACAATAGATCCAATTACCAGGATAGAAGGCCATCTTCGTATTGAAGTAGAGGTGGCGGGAGGCAAAGTTGTAAACACCTGGAGTTCAGGTCAGATGTTCAGGGGAATCGAGATGATTCTCAAAGGGCGAGATCCACGGGACGCTCAACATTTTGTCCAGCGCTCATGCGGAGTCTGCACTTATACGCATGCTCTTTCTTCAGTAAGAGCGGTTGAAGATGCGGTGGGCGTCAAAATACCTGAAAATGCGCGTATAATCAGAAACCTTCTTCACGGAGCACAGTTCCAGCATGACCACATTGTTCATTTTTATCATCTCCATGCTCTGGATTGGGTAGATGTTGTAAGCGCAGTTACAAAAGCCGATCCGGCCAAAACAGCCGCGCTTGCCGATAATGTGAGCAACGCTCCGTTTGGCGGCACGGTTTATTATAAAAATATCCAGCAGCGGCTTAAAACCTTTGTTGATAGCGGTCAACTCGGTCCACTGAATAATGCTTACTGGGGACATCCGGCATATAAAATGCCGCCTGAGGCGAATTTGATGGCTACAGCGCACTATTTTGAAGCGCTTCGTGTCCAGGCCAGAGCAGCCAGAATGCATGCTATATTCGGCGGAAAGAATCCGCATTTACAGTCGCTTGTTGTCGGAGGCGTAACGTGTGTAAAGGACTTAACTCCTGATCGTATAGCTGAATTTCTGTATATTGCAAAAGAGACCCAGAAGTTTATCAAGGATGTCTATATTCCTGATCTGCTGGCTGTTGCCTCATTTTACAAGGAGTGGGGAGCAATCGGCGGAACCACAAATTTTCTGGCATGGGGAGACCTTCCTGAAAGCGATGAGGAACCTGAAAGCCTGTTGATGCCGAGGGGCGTGATCATGAAACGGGATCTTGCCGGTGTAAAAATGGCAATGCAGGAAAAGGTTACAGAACATGTTGCCCGTGCATGGTATGAGAAAGGCAGCCCAAAACATCCTTATAAAGGCGAAACAAAACCGCTCAAGGAAGATCCCAAATATAAACCGGATAGCGGTAAATATTCATGGTTAAAAGCGCCTCGCTATGATGGCGAGCCATGCGAGGTAGGTCCTCTGGCAAGGGTGCTCGTTGCTTATGCAAAAGGACATAAAGATATAAAAGCCGTGGTTGACAGCACATTGAAGAAACTCGATATTCCGGTAACAGCGCTCTTCTCAACCCTTGGAAGAACGGCGGCAAGAGGACTTGAGACAATAGTTATCGGCGATGCCATGCCTGGATGGGTTATGAAGCTGGTCGAAAATATTAAAAATGGCGATACTAAGACATATCAGCCATGGGAAATGCCGGACAAGGCTATGGGCGTAGGATTAAATGATGTTTCCAGAGGGTCTTTAGGGCACTGGATTGAGATCAAAAACAAGAAGATCGAAAACTACCAGTACGTGGTGCCTTCGACCTGGAATCTTGGACCAAGGTGCGAAAAAGGCAAGTTAGGACCGGTTGAAGAGGCTCTTATCGGTACGCCGGTTGCGGATCCACAGCGTCCGATTGAAGTCTTGCGAACCATTCATTCCTTTGATCCCTGCATAGCCTGTGGAGTTCATATAATTGATCCTGAGTCCAACCAGGTATACAAGATTAAGGTACTATAA
- a CDS encoding HyaD/HybD family hydrogenase maturation endopeptidase has translation MGKITKKNSQHIMILGVGCILFTDEGFGVRVIERLQERYEFPDNVSVVDGGVLGLNLLGVISEADHLIVVDAIRNKGLPGSLYRLEGNAITERIRAKNSLHQVDFLEALTMCQALDKVPKTVILGVEPEDIDTLSIELTPAVQTKVDQMIEMILAELDPLGVSYQKRSNVYVPCNPI, from the coding sequence ATGGGAAAGATAACAAAAAAGAACTCACAGCATATTATGATCTTAGGCGTGGGCTGCATTCTTTTTACTGATGAAGGATTCGGCGTGCGTGTTATCGAAAGGCTTCAAGAGCGTTACGAATTCCCGGATAATGTTTCGGTTGTTGATGGAGGCGTTCTTGGGCTAAATCTTCTGGGAGTAATCTCCGAGGCTGATCATCTTATTGTTGTCGATGCTATTCGGAATAAAGGGCTTCCCGGTTCTTTGTATCGTCTGGAAGGAAATGCAATTACGGAGCGCATTCGGGCAAAGAATTCGCTTCACCAGGTGGATTTTTTAGAAGCCTTAACCATGTGTCAGGCGCTTGATAAGGTTCCGAAAACTGTAATACTTGGTGTAGAGCCGGAGGATATCGACACTCTTAGTATTGAATTGACTCCAGCAGTCCAGACAAAAGTTGATCAAATGATAGAAATGATTCTTGCAGAGCTTGATCCTTTGGGGGTATCGTATCAAAAAAGGAGCAATGTATATGTGCCTTGCAATCCCATCTAA
- a CDS encoding HypC/HybG/HupF family hydrogenase formation chaperone — protein MCLAIPSKIIKIENNIGTIDVDGVQRKVSLLLLEDAKVGDYVIVHAGFALHKIDETVAMETLQLLKEAAALMDAE, from the coding sequence ATGTGCCTTGCAATCCCATCTAAAATCATAAAAATTGAAAATAATATAGGAACGATAGATGTTGATGGCGTTCAAAGAAAGGTCAGCCTCCTTCTCCTTGAGGATGCAAAGGTTGGAGATTACGTTATCGTTCATGCCGGCTTTGCTTTGCATAAAATTGATGAAACTGTTGCTATGGAAACTTTACAACTGCTCAAAGAAGCAGCCGCTCTAATGGATGCAGAGTAG
- a CDS encoding MMPL family transporter: MDHRKPPPNRFSKYFSFNEMLKRVLNRPLTIILVILAVTLFFALHIPRLSFRTSVYDLVIKDIPETSRYEAFKKIFGSDEIIQVVVKSKNVFDPSTFRKIEYLAEAASGIKGVRRVISLPGIKNDIDITRRWSPEKFADLIAPVDLFQKNLISADRRTTVLTLVLKKEARNEIVIKDVEKIIAGAPRDLSVYQIGMPLVSMALAEFTEKDFFRLTPITLLLITIILFFVLRNVRGVLLPITCVMLALVWTFGFMALIHIPLSMLTMIVPVFLIAIGAAYCLYIVSEYLVCAQHADSQTDAVFSTFYNITFPTIMAIFTTAIGIGSLFVNRITAIREFAIFSCFGMFSLMVILLTFFPAALALIPLPGKRKTDLNRTDRFFDRFIDRIISLNLNHQKITLPLIAVLVVFCIVGIFRIRVETNPMEYFKKDIPVSRHFHDIYQDMSGSFPINLVMESKNEDYFEDPLSLIEIANVQKFLETLPGVDKTVSFADYIKLVNYALNQFDPKYYTIPEEAFEVSMLINNYKIMLGEDMLSHFMDADLSKTNILLLTHISSSRDFLRTRERILAHVQQNFSGDLAWDVTGLGVVVSASNQLLTMGQIKSLSLTIILVFGIMFVLFLSIKVGLIAIAANLFPIIVCFGIMGWFGIDLSMATSLIASIAIGLAVDDTIHYLVRYNREFKKDLDKKRALKETLKQMGRPIIFTTLAISVGFSILAYSSFKPTSIFGVMMMITMISALVGDMILLPSLMLHVNLVTLWDLVRLKLGKDPHHGISLFKGMSPTQVHYVFMAGAIKKIDSGEVLFYKGDSSDSMYAVISGAMNEIIPLINEHQERKLSMQKVVNRIRVGDVVGEKGFLRSIRRSSTVIATEPVELLQINWKMIHRLQWLYPPTANKFFLNFLAILCDRLERANYSLLEETLLDDLTGFYHKNGFLAILEMETQRVRRYGGDLSLYLMRVEFDMTNYDSVYNAKRQVFYFIGKILSGQVRNGDTLGRLDSRTFVMLMPQIPIQKARAVSNRLQDLLKKRLFETNEVRLKITLSLVGLVCETDKTGLDLLARATETLNSSMEL, encoded by the coding sequence ATGGATCATCGTAAGCCACCGCCAAACCGGTTTTCAAAATATTTTTCTTTTAATGAGATGCTGAAAAGGGTGCTTAACCGGCCATTGACGATTATCCTGGTTATTTTGGCTGTCACTCTCTTTTTTGCATTGCATATCCCCCGGCTGTCTTTTCGTACTTCTGTCTATGACCTGGTAATTAAAGATATTCCTGAAACATCCCGGTATGAGGCATTCAAAAAGATATTCGGTTCCGACGAAATTATCCAGGTCGTGGTCAAAAGCAAGAACGTGTTTGATCCTTCCACCTTTCGCAAGATTGAATATCTTGCGGAGGCTGCTTCCGGAATCAAAGGGGTGAGAAGGGTAATCAGTCTTCCCGGCATCAAGAATGACATAGATATTACCCGAAGGTGGAGTCCGGAAAAATTCGCAGATCTGATAGCTCCGGTAGACCTGTTTCAAAAAAACCTTATTTCAGCGGATCGTAGGACAACCGTTCTGACCCTGGTTTTGAAAAAGGAAGCCCGAAACGAAATTGTTATCAAGGACGTAGAGAAGATAATCGCAGGCGCGCCCAGGGACCTTTCCGTTTACCAGATCGGCATGCCGCTGGTTTCCATGGCTCTTGCCGAGTTCACTGAAAAGGACTTTTTCCGGCTCACTCCAATTACCTTACTGCTCATCACCATAATTCTTTTCTTTGTGCTCCGGAATGTTCGGGGCGTTCTTCTTCCTATCACATGTGTGATGCTCGCGCTTGTATGGACATTTGGCTTCATGGCCTTGATCCATATCCCTTTGTCCATGCTGACCATGATCGTTCCGGTATTTCTTATCGCCATTGGGGCGGCTTATTGTCTTTATATCGTTTCCGAGTATTTAGTCTGCGCACAGCATGCCGATTCCCAGACAGATGCGGTGTTTTCAACCTTTTACAACATAACATTTCCAACCATTATGGCCATCTTTACTACGGCTATTGGAATAGGCTCTCTTTTTGTCAACAGAATCACCGCCATCCGCGAGTTTGCCATCTTTTCCTGCTTTGGCATGTTCAGTCTCATGGTTATTCTCCTTACCTTCTTCCCGGCGGCGCTGGCTCTCATCCCTTTGCCAGGGAAGAGGAAGACGGACCTCAATAGAACCGATCGTTTCTTTGATCGTTTTATTGACAGAATTATAAGCCTTAACCTTAATCATCAGAAAATCACCCTGCCTCTTATCGCAGTTCTGGTTGTTTTTTGTATTGTCGGCATCTTTCGTATACGGGTTGAGACAAATCCAATGGAATATTTTAAGAAAGATATCCCTGTAAGCCGCCACTTTCATGACATCTACCAGGATATGTCCGGAAGCTTTCCGATTAATTTAGTTATGGAAAGCAAAAATGAAGATTATTTCGAAGACCCCTTAAGCCTTATTGAAATTGCAAACGTCCAGAAATTTCTTGAAACACTTCCAGGAGTAGACAAAACCGTATCATTTGCCGACTACATAAAGCTGGTCAACTATGCCCTCAACCAATTCGACCCCAAGTACTACACCATCCCTGAAGAGGCTTTTGAGGTAAGCATGTTGATCAATAACTATAAAATCATGTTAGGAGAGGACATGCTTTCACACTTCATGGATGCAGACCTTTCAAAGACAAATATTCTTCTGTTGACCCATATTTCGAGTTCCCGGGATTTTCTTCGCACACGGGAGAGGATTCTTGCACACGTCCAACAAAATTTTTCAGGGGATCTTGCGTGGGATGTAACCGGCCTTGGTGTTGTTGTTTCCGCAAGCAACCAGCTTTTGACCATGGGGCAGATCAAGAGTCTTTCTCTCACAATTATTCTTGTCTTCGGAATCATGTTTGTTCTCTTTCTGTCGATTAAAGTGGGGCTTATTGCTATTGCTGCAAATCTTTTTCCGATTATTGTCTGTTTCGGGATAATGGGCTGGTTCGGAATCGATCTTTCCATGGCAACCAGCCTTATAGCCAGTATTGCCATAGGATTAGCGGTGGACGACACGATTCACTATCTTGTTCGTTACAACCGAGAGTTTAAAAAGGATTTGGATAAAAAACGAGCGCTCAAAGAAACACTAAAACAGATGGGGCGGCCGATTATTTTCACCACACTTGCCATTAGCGTGGGTTTTTCCATCCTCGCTTATTCAAGCTTCAAGCCCACCTCGATTTTTGGCGTCATGATGATGATCACCATGATTTCGGCCCTGGTTGGAGATATGATCCTTCTCCCTTCTTTAATGCTGCACGTAAACCTGGTGACTTTGTGGGATCTGGTACGATTGAAACTCGGAAAGGATCCCCATCATGGAATTTCGCTTTTCAAAGGTATGTCTCCTACACAGGTTCATTATGTATTTATGGCCGGAGCTATTAAAAAGATCGACTCCGGAGAGGTGCTGTTTTATAAAGGAGATTCCAGCGATTCCATGTATGCGGTCATTTCCGGCGCAATGAATGAGATTATTCCTTTAATTAATGAACATCAAGAACGCAAACTTAGCATGCAGAAAGTGGTCAACCGCATAAGAGTCGGTGATGTAGTAGGTGAAAAGGGATTTCTCCGCTCTATCCGGCGATCGAGCACGGTGATTGCAACCGAACCGGTGGAGCTTTTGCAGATCAATTGGAAGATGATCCACAGGCTGCAATGGTTATATCCACCCACCGCCAATAAATTTTTCTTAAATTTTTTGGCTATCCTTTGCGACCGATTGGAAAGAGCAAATTACTCCCTTTTAGAGGAAACTCTTCTGGACGACCTGACAGGCTTCTATCACAAAAATGGATTTCTGGCAATACTGGAGATGGAAACCCAACGAGTACGACGATACGGTGGCGACCTCTCACTTTATCTCATGAGGGTCGAATTTGATATGACGAACTACGATTCGGTCTACAATGCCAAAAGGCAGGTCTTTTATTTCATTGGTAAAATCCTCTCCGGCCAAGTACGAAATGGCGATACACTGGGCCGGCTTGATTCCCGGACATTTGTCATGCTTATGCCTCAAATCCCAATTCAAAAGGCCCGGGCAGTCTCTAATCGCTTGCAGGATCTATTAAAGAAGAGGCTTTTTGAGACAAATGAAGTCCGCCTGAAGATCACCCTTAGCCTGGTCGGACTTGTGTGTGAAACTGATAAAACAGGGTTGGATCTGCTTGCCAGGGCTACGGAGACGCTTAACAGCTCCATGGAATTATAA
- the hypF gene encoding carbamoyltransferase HypF, with translation MDYKNVMTYNYIANRLNINGIVQGVGFRPFVYQLASQYEIKGNVANTSSGVVIHIEGTKDNIESFCRDLTEKSPPLSHITDTLIHPEPVKGFKEFSIAKSIGRSACSTLISPDVSICDDCLTELFDPEDRRFHYPFINCTNCGPRYTIISDIPYDRPKTSMKHFKMCKMCEAEYDDPGNRRFHAQPNACEKCGPHVDLFDNKRKKIISQNPIEKAAQLLKQGYVVAIKGLGGFHLAVDAANNDAVGTLRSRKHREEKPLAIMSCDIEHIREYAHVQAKEKALLKSSHRPIVILKKKRPNPLSTKNVSPAKNVSPGNRYFGVMLPYTPLHYLLLSHDFTALVMTSGNMSEEPICIDNEDAFKRLLEIADYFLVHNRDIYLRSDDSIVKHTAGQTRFMRRSRGYIPVPVFLKKKVGQILACGGGLKSTVCLTKGDNAFISQHIGDLENQATYEFFQLTINHMKQILDINPKIIAHDLHPDYLSTIYALEQEDVEKVPVQHHHAHIVSCMAENRLDGPVIGLSFDGTGYGTDGNIWGGEILVVEDNEFRRAAHLSYVPMPGGGAAIKEPWRMAVSYLYDAFGKDFACHNLPLFGQLDDSKVKFIVEMISKRINSPITSSLGRFFDGVAAIVGIRNTVFFEGQAAMELEMLADKKAKGIYSFEWASGEIHRIFLQPIISGIVNDMERGISPSTISGKFHNTIIALFSELCEVIRKENGLNRVALSGGVFQNSILLSGLIKGLKQRGFQVITHSLVPANDGGISLGQAMIAAAACKG, from the coding sequence ATGGACTATAAGAATGTCATGACATACAATTATATTGCTAACAGACTTAATATTAACGGAATAGTACAGGGCGTTGGTTTTCGGCCATTTGTTTATCAACTGGCAAGCCAATATGAAATAAAAGGTAATGTCGCAAACACCTCATCCGGTGTGGTTATACATATAGAAGGCACTAAAGATAATATTGAATCATTTTGCCGCGATCTTACTGAAAAAAGCCCGCCTCTATCCCATATCACAGATACTTTGATTCATCCTGAACCTGTTAAAGGTTTCAAGGAATTTTCCATTGCGAAGAGCATCGGCCGGTCAGCCTGCTCAACCCTTATTTCGCCTGATGTGTCTATTTGCGACGACTGCCTCACAGAGCTGTTCGACCCGGAGGATCGTCGTTTCCACTATCCATTCATAAACTGTACAAACTGCGGTCCCAGATATACCATTATTTCAGATATTCCCTATGACCGTCCAAAAACATCGATGAAACATTTTAAAATGTGCAAAATGTGTGAGGCTGAATATGATGATCCAGGCAACAGAAGATTTCACGCACAGCCAAATGCCTGTGAAAAGTGCGGACCTCATGTCGATCTTTTTGATAATAAAAGAAAAAAAATAATTTCTCAAAATCCGATTGAGAAAGCCGCACAGCTTTTAAAGCAGGGTTATGTTGTTGCGATAAAAGGCCTGGGAGGATTCCATCTTGCAGTTGATGCCGCAAACAATGATGCTGTCGGCACGCTCAGAAGCAGAAAACATCGCGAGGAAAAGCCGCTTGCAATAATGTCATGCGATATTGAACATATCCGCGAATATGCACATGTGCAAGCTAAGGAGAAGGCTCTTCTTAAATCGTCACATCGCCCTATTGTCATCCTTAAAAAAAAGAGGCCCAATCCTCTATCAACAAAAAACGTTTCACCGGCAAAAAATGTTTCACCGGGAAACAGATATTTTGGAGTGATGCTTCCTTATACACCTCTTCATTACCTTTTATTAAGCCACGATTTTACTGCTCTGGTTATGACCAGCGGGAATATGAGCGAAGAGCCGATTTGTATTGATAATGAAGATGCTTTTAAGCGGCTTTTAGAAATCGCGGATTATTTCCTCGTACATAATAGAGACATATACCTGAGAAGCGATGATTCAATAGTAAAACATACGGCCGGCCAGACCAGGTTTATGCGTCGATCAAGGGGATATATTCCTGTTCCTGTTTTTTTGAAGAAAAAGGTTGGCCAGATACTTGCCTGCGGTGGGGGGTTAAAAAGTACTGTTTGCCTTACAAAAGGGGATAATGCCTTTATAAGCCAGCATATCGGGGATCTTGAGAATCAGGCAACATATGAGTTTTTTCAATTAACCATTAATCACATGAAACAGATACTTGATATTAATCCCAAGATTATTGCCCATGATCTTCATCCTGATTATTTGAGCACAATATACGCGCTTGAACAGGAGGATGTTGAAAAGGTTCCTGTTCAACATCACCACGCACATATAGTCAGCTGCATGGCGGAAAACCGGCTGGATGGTCCGGTAATAGGGCTTTCCTTTGACGGCACAGGTTATGGAACCGACGGCAATATATGGGGGGGGGAGATACTCGTTGTCGAAGATAATGAATTCAGAAGGGCGGCGCACCTGTCATACGTTCCAATGCCCGGAGGCGGGGCAGCGATAAAAGAGCCGTGGCGTATGGCCGTAAGTTATCTTTACGATGCTTTTGGAAAAGATTTTGCCTGTCATAATCTTCCTTTGTTTGGGCAACTTGATGACAGCAAGGTAAAATTTATTGTTGAGATGATTTCAAAAAGGATAAATTCTCCCATTACTTCAAGCCTTGGGCGTTTTTTTGACGGAGTAGCAGCAATTGTCGGCATCAGAAATACTGTTTTTTTTGAAGGCCAGGCTGCTATGGAACTTGAAATGCTGGCTGATAAAAAGGCAAAAGGGATCTATAGCTTTGAATGGGCATCAGGGGAGATTCACAGGATTTTCCTTCAGCCCATAATATCCGGAATAGTTAATGACATGGAAAGGGGAATAAGTCCCTCAACAATAAGCGGCAAATTTCATAATACCATTATTGCCTTGTTTTCAGAACTGTGTGAAGTTATAAGAAAGGAAAACGGTTTGAATCGTGTTGCGTTAAGTGGCGGGGTATTTCAGAACTCGATACTTTTATCAGGTTTAATAAAAGGGCTTAAGCAAAGAGGTTTTCAGGTTATAACACACAGCCTTGTCCCGGCTAATGACGGGGGGATTTCTCTCGGCCAGGCAATGATTGCGGCAGCGGCCTGTAAAGGATAA
- a CDS encoding bifunctional diguanylate cyclase/phosphodiesterase, protein MKKEDSTTLKSWIELNKLVKEKKNLEELLYDRVTGLPTIPLLLKDIEKILQSNNKVGLLCIDVVKYSRIEEIYGFKIFDKVMAMVADILNSLIGGALRGADVISQLMISGNTFAILLSPPRKQSELREEDLLKIKKRINSKITDAIRDSLDYALFKKFGCYVGSAILNYDKEIRFERQIYTVLEEALQDSASEKDKDAKKRLDALKKVIKEEEVHTLFHPIVRLPDYKIIGYEALSRGTGQGEFERPDKLFKMAYKSDLIIELDRLCRKKALAAACDIAPGRMLFLNVEPSSVNDPDLRQIAASTLLLDSKLTPDQIVLEITERSAIIDFSAFRSVLEYFRALGFKIAIDDAGAGYATLQSIIELKPDFLKIDMSLIRGIDTDNVKQQLVKALNRFGHETGVGVIAEGIETKAELRTLLDMGIALGQGFVFAYPSEPFPKIRKDILSKLPKCRKLVKS, encoded by the coding sequence TTGAAAAAAGAAGATTCTACAACTTTAAAATCATGGATTGAGTTAAACAAGCTCGTAAAAGAAAAAAAGAATTTGGAGGAATTACTCTACGACAGGGTTACAGGTCTTCCAACTATTCCTCTCCTTTTAAAGGATATTGAAAAAATACTGCAAAGCAACAACAAAGTGGGCCTGCTCTGCATAGATGTGGTGAAGTACAGCAGAATTGAGGAGATTTATGGCTTTAAAATTTTCGACAAGGTAATGGCAATGGTAGCTGATATCCTTAATTCACTAATCGGAGGAGCGCTTAGAGGCGCTGATGTTATATCACAGCTTATGATAAGCGGCAACACTTTTGCCATCCTCCTTTCGCCGCCTCGCAAGCAATCCGAACTTAGAGAAGAAGACCTCCTAAAGATTAAAAAGAGGATAAATTCTAAAATTACCGATGCCATTCGCGACTCCCTTGATTATGCATTGTTTAAAAAATTTGGTTGCTACGTTGGAAGTGCGATCCTGAATTACGATAAAGAAATCCGCTTCGAGCGTCAAATTTACACAGTCCTGGAGGAGGCCCTTCAAGATTCGGCATCTGAAAAAGACAAAGATGCTAAAAAAAGGCTTGACGCACTTAAAAAGGTAATCAAAGAGGAAGAAGTCCATACCCTTTTTCACCCCATAGTAAGGCTTCCGGACTATAAGATCATTGGATATGAAGCCTTAAGCAGGGGAACGGGCCAAGGGGAATTTGAAAGGCCCGATAAACTGTTCAAGATGGCCTATAAAAGCGACCTGATCATCGAACTTGACCGACTCTGTAGAAAAAAAGCCTTAGCTGCAGCGTGTGATATTGCTCCGGGACGCATGCTTTTTTTGAATGTTGAGCCGAGCTCGGTAAATGATCCGGACTTAAGACAAATAGCAGCCTCTACCCTCTTGCTTGATTCAAAGTTAACCCCGGATCAAATCGTTCTGGAAATTACAGAACGATCGGCCATAATCGATTTTTCAGCCTTTAGAAGTGTCCTTGAATACTTTAGAGCTTTAGGTTTTAAAATAGCGATCGATGATGCAGGGGCGGGTTATGCGACTCTGCAATCCATAATTGAGTTAAAACCGGATTTCTTGAAAATTGATATGTCCCTTATTCGCGGCATAGACACGGACAATGTAAAACAGCAACTGGTAAAGGCCTTAAACAGATTTGGCCATGAAACAGGCGTAGGTGTGATAGCTGAGGGAATTGAAACCAAAGCTGAGTT